The genomic window CTCCTCGTGCATCTCGGAGCCCGACGGATTGATCCATGTGACTTCCTTGACGCCAATCGCCTCGTTCACGACGGTCGACAGGAACCGGTTGCGCCGCAAGATCGGGTAACGCCGCCGCAACGCCGTCAAGCTCTGCACGAAGCGCACTTGCGCGATGTTCTTCTCCGCAAGCGTCCAGTCGACCCACGAGATCTCGTTGTCCTGACAGTAGGCGTTGTTGTTGCCACCCTGGCTGCGGCCCTGTTCGTCGCCCCCGGCGATCATAGGGACACCCTGTGAGAGCAGCAGCGTCGCGAGCAGATTCCGCTGCTGGCGCTCGCGCAGTGCGATCACCTCGGGATCGTCGGTCTCACCTTCGACGCCGCAGTTCCACGAGAGGTTGTTCTCCTCTCCGTCCCGGTTCTCGTCGCCGTTCGCCTCGTTGTGCTTCTCGTCGTAGCTCACCAGGTCGTTCAGAGTGAAGCCGTCGTGGGCGGTGACGAAGTTGATCGAGGCGTACGGTCGGCGCCCCGTGTCCTCGTAGAGGTCCGAGGAGCCGGAGAGGCGGTAGGCGAGCTCGGCGACGCCCACAGGATCACCGCGCCAGAACGATCTCACGGCGTCGCGGTAGCGACCGTTCCATTCGGCCCAGCCCGGTGGGAAATTGCCCACCTGGTATCCCCCCGGTCCGACGTCCCACGGCTCAGCGATCAACTTGGCACGAGCCAGGGTGGGATCCTGGCCGATGGTGTCGAAGAAGGTCGAGAGCCGGTCGACATCGTGCAGCTCCCGGGCGAGGGCCGCAGCCAGGTCGAAGCGGAAGCCGTCGACGTGCATGTGGGTCACCCAGTAGCGCAGGCTGTCCATCACCAGTTGCAGCACCCTCGGGTTGCCGAGGTTCAGAGTGTTGCCGGTCCCGGTGTAATCCATGTAGTAGCGCGGCTCGTCTTCCACCAGCCGGTAGTACATGGCGTTGTCTATCCCCCGGAACGACAACGTGGGTCCGAGTTCGTTCCCCTCCGCGGTGTGGTTGTAGACGACGTCGAGGATCACTT from Trueperaceae bacterium includes these protein-coding regions:
- the glgX gene encoding glycogen debranching protein GlgX; the encoded protein is MSEIWPGRPYPLGATWDGEGTNFALASENATGVVLCLYDTQDPRCETARYALVERTDLVWHAYLPGVGPGQLYGYRVEGPYEPKEGMRFNPNKLLIDPYAKAIEGDVVWDDANFGYRLGDRKKDLSFDDRDSAPFVPKAVVVDESFDWEGDRSPGIPLHRSVIYETHIRGMTMKHPEVPDELRGSYAGMASDPIVGYLKELGVTAVELLPVHQFVSDKLLQDRGLSNYWGYNTIGFFAPEVAYASSGTRGEQVREFKEMVKSFHRAGIEVILDVVYNHTAEGNELGPTLSFRGIDNAMYYRLVEDEPRYYMDYTGTGNTLNLGNPRVLQLVMDSLRYWVTHMHVDGFRFDLAAALARELHDVDRLSTFFDTIGQDPTLARAKLIAEPWDVGPGGYQVGNFPPGWAEWNGRYRDAVRSFWRGDPVGVAELAYRLSGSSDLYEDTGRRPYASINFVTAHDGFTLNDLVSYDEKHNEANGDENRDGEENNLSWNCGVEGETDDPEVIALRERQQRNLLATLLLSQGVPMIAGGDEQGRSQGGNNNAYCQDNEISWVDWTLAEKNIAQVRFVQSLTALRRRYPILRRNRFLSTVVNEAIGVKEVTWINPSGSEMHEE